The DNA window AAAAAGAGGCCGGTAGTGCCGCGCAGTTTTCTGACAGTGCTTACGCTGATGCGCGCATCGTCAATGATGCCAAATCCTTGTTCGGTGAGGCCGACATCGTCGTCAAGGTCGCTCCGCCCAGTGCGGATGAAGTGAAAAAAATGCGTGAGGGCGCGGTGCTGCTGGGCTTTTTCCATGCCCACAAGAACGTCGATATGGTCAAGGCGCTGCAAGCCAAGAAGATCACCGCCTTCGCCATGGAACTGGTACCGCGTATCTCGCGCGCCCAAAGCATGGACGCCCTGTCCTCACAGGCAGCCATCGGCGGCTATAAGGCCGCCATCATGGGTGCGGATCTGGCCTGCCGCTTCTTCCCAATGTTGACCACTGCAGCGGGAACCATTCGCCCATCCAAAGTCATTGTGATCGGCGCTGGGGTCGCGGGGCTGCAAGCCATTGCCACAGCGCGACGCTTGGGTGCCATGGTCGAAGCCTATGACGTACGCTCAGCCACCAAGGAGCAGGTGGAGTCCCTGGGCGCAAAGTTTTTGGATTTGGGCGTTTCTGCTGAAGGTGAAGGTGGATATGCGCGCGAACTGACGGCTGAAGAAAAACAACAGCAACAAGATGCGCTGGCCAAATACATCGGTCAGGCCGATGTGTTGATCACCACCGCCGCTATTCCGGGACGCGATGCGCCCAAGCTAATCCCCCAAAGCATGGTGGATGGTATGAAGCCCGGCGCGGTAATTATTGATCTGGCTGCCGAAGGCGGTGGCAACTGCGAACTTACCCAGCCGGGCAAGACCATTACCCATGGCCATGTGGTGATTCACGGCCCACTCAATGTGCCCAGCCAAGTGGCTCTGCATGCCAGCGAGATGTATGCCAAAAACCTGCTGAATTTTCTCACTCCCGTGATCAAGGAAGGTGCTTTAGCGCTGGATTGGGAGGATGAAGTGATCGCCAAGAGCTGTCTGACCCATGAGGGCCAGATCAAGCATGAAGCCACGCGCAGTCTGATTGAAGGAGCCCAGTCATGATCGAGGGTTTTGTTGCACTCTACATTTTTATGCTCGCCGCCTTCACCGGCTACGAGGTGATTTCCAAGGTGCCGGTGATTTTGCACACGCCGCTGATGTCGGGCTCCAACTTCGTGCATGGCATTGTCTTGGTGGGCACCATGGTGGCTCTGGGACATGCTGAGACCGGCATGCAACAGTTGATTGGCTTTATCGCCGTGATTCTCGCCGCGGGTAATGCCGTGGGCGGCTATGTGGTCACCGAACGCATGCTTGAAATGTTCAAATCCAGCAAGGGGGCCAAATAATGAGCTTTATCGTTAATCTGGCCTATTTTGCGGCTGCTGTTCTTTTCATTATCGGTCTGAAACAGATGGCCTCGCCGGTGACGGCGCGACGCGGCATTATCTGGGCCGGCTATGGCATGGTGTTGGCCACCGCAGTGACCTTCCTGCATCCCGATGTCATTGGCTTTGTGAATTACCTGCTGATTATCTTGGGCATTGGCATTGGCGGTGGACTGGCTTGGTACACCGGTAAGCGGGTGGCCATGACCGACATGCCACAAATGATCGCACTCTATAACGGCATGGGCGGTGGCGCCGCGGCCGGCATCGGCATTGTCGCATTAATGGGCAGCTACCCCTTGGGTTGGACCATCCAATTCATCGCGGTGGTCGGTATTATCATCGGCGCTGTGGCTTTCTCCGGCTCACTAATCGCTTACGGCAAGCTGCAAGGCTTGATCAAGAAATCCTTCCGCTTTGACATGCAGCAAAAGGTCAATCTAGGCGTCTTGGCAGCCACCGTCGTATTGGGCCTGGTCGTCTGGTTCTCAGGAGCCAATGTCAACGGCACTATCCTGCTGCTGTTTGTTGCCTTGGCCCTGTTGTTTGGTGTTCTCATGACCTTACCGATCGGCGGTGCGGATATGCCGGTGGTGATCTCTTTGTACAACGCCCTGACCGGACTGGCTGTGGGCCTCAAAGGCTTGGTGCTGGATAATGCGGCACTGATGATTGCTGGGATTGTGGTGGGCGCTGCCGGTACGCTGCTGACCCAGCTGATGGCCAAAGCCATGAACCGCCCTATCACCAATGTGTTGTTCTCGCACTTCGGTGAGGGCTCTGGCACCGGCGCTGAGGAAGAAGTCAGCGGCTCGATGAAAGAGATCGAAGCCTCCGATGCCGGTGTGATGATGGCCTTTGCCGACAAAGTGATCATTATTCCGGGTTATGGCATGGCGGTGGCTCAGGCGCAGCACAAGATTTGGGAACTCACACAGCTACTCCAGGAACGCGGCGTCGCCGTGAAGTTTGCGATTCATCCAGTGGCGGGTCGCATGCCCGGGCACATGAATGTCCTGCTGGCGGAAGCTGGTGTGCCTTACGACATCATCTATGACCTCGATGAAATCAATAATGAGTTCAAGACGGCCGATGTGGCGATAGTCATTGGCGCCAATGATGTGGTCAATCCGGTGGCTCGCAGCAATCCAGAAAGCCCCATTTATGGCATGCCCATTCTCAATGCCGATGAAGCCAAAAACGTCATCGTCATTAAACGTGGCAAGGGTGCCGGCTTCTCCGGAGTGGAAAACCATCTGTTCTACGCCGACAACACGCGTATGTTGTATGCCGATGGTCAGAAAGCCGCCAGCGATCTGATCAGCGCCATCAAAGAGATTGGCTAAGTGGGGTCCGGCGGCCTGCTAGTGCAGGTCTGCCGGGTCGACATCCAGCGACCAACGAACACGGCGCGCCGTCTCTAAAGTCCCCAGTTGCGGCAAACATTGGCGCAACACGGCCTGTAAAGGCGCACGCTGCTCAGCTTGGATCAAGAGCTGCGCTCGATAGCGGCCAGCGCGGCGCTCCATGGGCGCAGGAGCAGGGCCCCAGAGCTGCACCCGCGCATCACCCTGAGCCGCCAACAACTGATAGGCTTCTGATAAAAATGCCTGAGGCCAGTGCGCCTCAGTCGCTTCGGCGCGCAACAACGCCAAGCTAGCATAGGGGGGAAGCTGCGCCATGCGGCGCTCCTCCAGCAGGACTTCGGCAAAGCGAGCATAACCACCGGCAATCAAACTGCGCAGCAAGGGATGATCGGGCTGATGGGTTTGTACCATCACCTCCCCACGCCGTTCACCCCGACCGGCACGACCAGCGACTTGCACGATGGTCTGCGCCAAACGCTCAATCGCGCGAAAATCGCTGCTGAATAAACCTTGATCGGCGTCCAACACGGCAGCCAAGGTGACATCCGGAAAATCATGCCCCTTGGCGAGCATTTGCGTGCCCACCAAAATCCGGTAATGGCCGCTGCGTATCTCCGCCAACGCATCCTCTAAGGAACCTTTACGGGACGTGCTGTCACGATCAATGCGTACCACGGGATAATCCGGAAAATGTCGTTGTAGGGCCGCTTCGATGCGTTGCGTACCCTCGCCTTGTGGCGCTAAAGCACTATCACAAGCCGGGCAGCGAGGCGGCGGCGAGCACTCATAACCACAATGGTGACAGCGCAGACGCGCTGCGCGTGCATGCCAGGTCATGCGTGCATCACAGCGGCGACAATCGGCCACCCAGCCACAGTCATGACACAGCAGCGCCGGCGCAAAACCGCGGCGATTGAGAAACAGCAGCACTTGCCCCTGTTGCTGCAGATGCTTTTGCATGCGTTCCAACAAAGGCTCCGCCAAACCCTCATCCAAAAAGCGGCGGCGCAAATCCAGTAGCTCGATACGCGGCAGTTCCGCGCCACCGGCACGAGCCGGCAGCCGCACGCGTTGATATTGGCCACGCTGGACATTGGCCAAAGACTCTAACGACGGTGTGGCTGAGCCCAATAAAACGGGCACTGATTCTCTATGCCCACGCAGCATGGCCAGATCACGGGCATGATAGCGAAAGCCCTCGTGCTGTTTCAGTGAGGGATCGTGTTCTTCATCCACAATAATCAAGCCGGGCCGGGCCCAAGGAACAAACACGGCCGAGCGGGTGCCGATAATCACACCCGCTTCCCCACTGCGTGCCAATAGCCAGGCACAATGGCGATCGCCATCACTGAGCGCTGAATGCATAACCGCCACTGGCGTCGGCAGGCGCTCACGAAACCGCGCCACCAGCTGGGGAGTCAAAGCAATCTCTGGCACCAAGACCAGCACCTGTTTACCCTGCGCGAGTGCTGCTTGAGCCAGATGCAGGTACACCTCCGTCTTACCACTGCCGGTAATGCCCTCGAGCAAAAACCCCTGAAACCGCCCCCAATGGCTGCTCACGGCAGCCACGGCCTGCTGTTGCTCGGCATTGAGGGCCGGCCCAGACCCTAAGCTTTCGCATGGCGCTGGTAGGCCACGATGACGCGGTTTTAATTCAGCGGGCTGACCTTGGCGCAGGGTTTTGGGTAAGGCGCTGGCAATGACTTCCCCCAAAGGATACTGGTAGTAGTCAGCTGCCCATTGCAAAAGTCCGAGCAAAGAAGCATCGATCAGCGGGCTTGAGTCTAAAACCTCGAGTATCGGCTTGATGCGACTTTGTGGCAGCTCACTGCCACGTCCATGAGTCATCACCATGCCTACCAGCTTGCGCCGACCAAACATCACTCGAACACGTGCACCTACCACCGGTACTGGCGCATCGGCTAGGGCCAGATAATCAAAACAGCCAGGCAGAGGCACGGGCACCGCAACCTGCAGGATGGGCAGGGTGTCTGAGTTTTGAGATGTGGGCTGACTCGTCATGATCCCACATTGTAAACCCGCGGCCATGCTGTCGGGGCGAGTCATTTCGCTGCTTGCGATAAGGCCTGACGGTCTGCTTCCAAGCGCTTTAGGGACACCTTTTCTTGGGTGCCCAGCTCCTGAGCAAAAACAGAGACCCGCAGCTCTTCTAAGCGCCAACGATAGGCGATAAGCGCTGCCTGTTGCGCATCTTGCTCATCCAGCACATCGTCCTTGTAGGCCGCCAAGCGATGTTTACAGTCCTCCCACAGAGGCAATAGCTCTACCCGCAGGCGTCGATCGCGATCGGGAGCAGCCTCAGCTTTTTCCAAACGGCGGCTCATGGCCTGCAAATAACGGGGATACTGCTGCAACCAGTGTGCCGGAGTCTGCAATAAAAAGCCCGGATACAACAGATGAGCAAGCTGATCTTGAACATCTGCTGCTGCCTCAATCAATGACAGCGGCAGCGATCCTTTTAACTGCGCGCGCAGCTGAGTGTAAGCCTCAAACACTCGATCTAAGAGCGCACAAACCTCTCCAGTGACCGCAACCAGTTCGCCGCGACCAGCGTCCAGCCTGGCATGAAAAGAATCGGCATCAACAGGCCATGGCTGGACCATAAACACCTGTTCCACGGCACGAAAAATAATCTCCTCTTTCAACACCTCACAGCGATCAATCGGCGCATAGCGCAGGCACAGCTGTTGGATATTGGGCAATTGTCGGCTCAAGTATTTCACCGGCTCGCGGGCGCCCAGCATAAACAGCCGGCGCAGCCCGCCGCGATGCAGTTGTTGGGCTTTTTCAGGGCTATCCGCCAGCACCAAGCTCACTGAACTCTGCTTATCCACCAAAGCCGGGTAAGCCCTCAAAGTCGCGCCATGACGATCGAAATCCACCCACGGCTTTAGGGTCCCAAAATCCCATTCGCTGATCTCATCTCGCTCCCAATTCGACGGCCGCTGCTCGGCAAAGCTGGCCTGAGCCTGCCCGGATAACTGGGCTTTGAGCGCTGCTAAATCCCGACCGCTAGCCAGAGGTTTGCCCTCATGACTGAGCACCTCAAAACGCATCCGCAAATGCGGCTCAAGTTGTTCAGGACGCCATTGATCCGCGGCTACGGCGGTGCCGGTGATGGCATCTAATACTTGGCTCAGTGCCGGCAGCAGGGCGCCTTCGGGCTTACCCAAACGCCCCAATGCCGCTTTCGCAAACTCTGGAGCGGGAACGAATTGCTTGCGTATGGCTTTGGGCAGACTCTTGATCAGCGCTGTGAGTTTTTCCTCCAACAACCCTGGCACCAACCAATCACCGACATCATCTGGCAGGCCGTTGAGCGCCGCCAAGGGAATCTGCAGAGTGACTCCATCAGCGTTGTGACCCGGCTCAAAACGATAAGAAAGCGGTAAGCGCAGACCGGCGATTTCCAGCACATCGGGGAAGTCACGTTGACTATCTACAGGAGCCTCGGTTTGCAACAAAGCATCGCGCTGCAAAATCAAAAACTGTGGCTGGTCCCGTTCGATGCGTTTGCGCCAAGCCTCGAAATGCGCCGCGTCGACGATCGAGTCTGGTAGGCGAGCGTCATAGAAATCATAAAGCACTTGTTCATCCACCAGCAGGTCACGGCGGCGACCTTTAGCCTCTAAATCAGCGATGGATTCAATCAGCGCCTGATTATGTTTTAAAGCCTTTGAGTCACTGCGCAACCGCCCGGCGACCAAGCCCTCGCGAATAAATACCCGGCGTGATTCTTGAGGATCAACCGTGGCGAAATTAATGCGCTTTTTGGGATGCACCACCAGGCCGTGCAGGGTAATTCGATCAAAGCCTCCCACCGTGCCGCGGCGCGGCTGAAAATGCGGTTCAAAGTAGTGATGTTTGAGTAAGTGCGGCGCCACCGATTCGATCCACTCAGGACGAATGGCCGCGCACTCCCGAGCATAAACCCGGGTAGTCTCCGCGATCTCGGCCGCCATCAGCCAAGCTGGATTGGATTTAAAAAGACCTGACCCGGGGTGGATCGCAAAGCGACGATTACGCGCACCCAGATAATCGCCTTTTTCGGTTTTTACCCCGACCTGATTAATCAGGCCGGTCAGCAAAGCTTTATGAATGGCTGCGGGCTCTGCCGGTTGGGTATTTTCTTTCAAACCCAGCTCGCCATGATAGCGCCGCAACTGCCCCAGAAGATCCTGCCAATCCCGCATGCGCAAGAAAGACAAATAATGGCTTTTGCACCAGTCACGCAGCTTCCGCTGAGAAAGATGTCGCGACTGCTCCTGCCATGCCTCCCAAAGGCTGAGATAGGACAAAAAGTCTGAGCCGGGCACGCGCCATTGAGCATGCGCTTCATCGGCTGCTTGGCGTTTTTCAGCGGGGCGCTCACGCGGATCTTGGATGGCCAACAAGGCAACAATACGGCTCACCTCGGCCAATGCTTGTTGTTCATCCGCTGCCAATAACATAGCCGCCAAGCTGGGATCCAGCGGCAGACGGGCCAAACGCCTTCCATGCCGGGTGATGCGGTGTTGCGCATCCACAGCGCGCAGGGTCTCTAGCAGTTTAAACGCATCACGAATCAGTCGCGGATCGGGTGCATCAATAAAGGGGAATTGTTGTGGGTCTCCCAAGTCCAGATGCGCCATTTGTAGAACCACCGATGTCAGATTCGAACGCAGGATTTCCGGATCGGTGTGCATGGGCCGTAGATCAAAATCCTCTTCTGCGTAGAGACGGATACAGATTCCTGGGCCCAGGCGGCCACAGCGGCCAGCCCGCTGCTGCGCGGATGCCTGAGAAATCGGTTCCAGTGATAAACGTTGCAGCCGCGAGCGCCACGCATAGCGAGCCAGCCGTGCCAGACCTGAATCAATAACATAGCGAATCCCCGGCACGGTTAAGGCGGTTTCCGCCACATTGGTCGCCAGCACCACGCGGCGACCCACATGACGGGTGAAAATTCGCTGCTGTTCTGCACTCGACAAGCGCGCATATAACGGTAGAATTTCTGTGTGACGCGGATGGTGCTTGCGCAGAGCCTCTGCTGCCTCGCGAATCTCTCGTTCACCCGGCAAAAATACCAAGACATCGCCCTCGCCTTCGGCCGCGAGTTCATCAACCGCATCGATAATGGCTTGATTTAAATCCCGGTCTGGCTGTGCTTCGGCTTCACCTTGAACCGACCGATAACGAACCTCCACGGGATAGCTGCGACCCGGCACCTCATAAATAGGAGCTTGGCCAAAATGGGCAGCGATACGCTCGGGGTCAAGGGTTGCCGAGGTGATAATCAGTTTGAGATCAGGACGCTTGGGCAATAAGCGCTTGAGATAACCCAGCAGGAAATCGATATTCAGACTGCGCTCATGCGCTTCATCGATGATCAGGGTGCCGTAAGCGCGCAACTTCGGATCAGCGCGCAGCTCCGCCAGCAATATGCCATCGGTCATCAGCTTGATCTGGCAATCCGCACCCACATGGTCGGCGAAACGCATTTTGAAGCCAACCCGTCCACCTAGCCGGACTTTTAGCTCCTCAGCAA is part of the Ectothiorhodosinus mongolicus genome and encodes:
- a CDS encoding Re/Si-specific NAD(P)(+) transhydrogenase subunit alpha, encoding MPIKIAVPKEHAPGEKRVALDPSVCARFAKMGLEVLLEKEAGSAAQFSDSAYADARIVNDAKSLFGEADIVVKVAPPSADEVKKMREGAVLLGFFHAHKNVDMVKALQAKKITAFAMELVPRISRAQSMDALSSQAAIGGYKAAIMGADLACRFFPMLTTAAGTIRPSKVIVIGAGVAGLQAIATARRLGAMVEAYDVRSATKEQVESLGAKFLDLGVSAEGEGGYARELTAEEKQQQQDALAKYIGQADVLITTAAIPGRDAPKLIPQSMVDGMKPGAVIIDLAAEGGGNCELTQPGKTITHGHVVIHGPLNVPSQVALHASEMYAKNLLNFLTPVIKEGALALDWEDEVIAKSCLTHEGQIKHEATRSLIEGAQS
- a CDS encoding NAD(P) transhydrogenase subunit alpha, translating into MIEGFVALYIFMLAAFTGYEVISKVPVILHTPLMSGSNFVHGIVLVGTMVALGHAETGMQQLIGFIAVILAAGNAVGGYVVTERMLEMFKSSKGAK
- a CDS encoding NAD(P)(+) transhydrogenase (Re/Si-specific) subunit beta, with the translated sequence MSFIVNLAYFAAAVLFIIGLKQMASPVTARRGIIWAGYGMVLATAVTFLHPDVIGFVNYLLIILGIGIGGGLAWYTGKRVAMTDMPQMIALYNGMGGGAAAGIGIVALMGSYPLGWTIQFIAVVGIIIGAVAFSGSLIAYGKLQGLIKKSFRFDMQQKVNLGVLAATVVLGLVVWFSGANVNGTILLLFVALALLFGVLMTLPIGGADMPVVISLYNALTGLAVGLKGLVLDNAALMIAGIVVGAAGTLLTQLMAKAMNRPITNVLFSHFGEGSGTGAEEEVSGSMKEIEASDAGVMMAFADKVIIIPGYGMAVAQAQHKIWELTQLLQERGVAVKFAIHPVAGRMPGHMNVLLAEAGVPYDIIYDLDEINNEFKTADVAIVIGANDVVNPVARSNPESPIYGMPILNADEAKNVIVIKRGKGAGFSGVENHLFYADNTRMLYADGQKAASDLISAIKEIG
- a CDS encoding primosomal protein N', which produces MTSQPTSQNSDTLPILQVAVPVPLPGCFDYLALADAPVPVVGARVRVMFGRRKLVGMVMTHGRGSELPQSRIKPILEVLDSSPLIDASLLGLLQWAADYYQYPLGEVIASALPKTLRQGQPAELKPRHRGLPAPCESLGSGPALNAEQQQAVAAVSSHWGRFQGFLLEGITGSGKTEVYLHLAQAALAQGKQVLVLVPEIALTPQLVARFRERLPTPVAVMHSALSDGDRHCAWLLARSGEAGVIIGTRSAVFVPWARPGLIIVDEEHDPSLKQHEGFRYHARDLAMLRGHRESVPVLLGSATPSLESLANVQRGQYQRVRLPARAGGAELPRIELLDLRRRFLDEGLAEPLLERMQKHLQQQGQVLLFLNRRGFAPALLCHDCGWVADCRRCDARMTWHARAARLRCHHCGYECSPPPRCPACDSALAPQGEGTQRIEAALQRHFPDYPVVRIDRDSTSRKGSLEDALAEIRSGHYRILVGTQMLAKGHDFPDVTLAAVLDADQGLFSSDFRAIERLAQTIVQVAGRAGRGERRGEVMVQTHQPDHPLLRSLIAGGYARFAEVLLEERRMAQLPPYASLALLRAEATEAHWPQAFLSEAYQLLAAQGDARVQLWGPAPAPMERRAGRYRAQLLIQAEQRAPLQAVLRQCLPQLGTLETARRVRWSLDVDPADLH
- the hrpA gene encoding ATP-dependent RNA helicase HrpA codes for the protein MPEHPSAITFPEDLPVSQHRQEIADLIAAHQVLVLCGETGSGKTTQLPKICLSLGRGQNGLIGHTQPRRIAARSVATRIAEELKVRLGGRVGFKMRFADHVGADCQIKLMTDGILLAELRADPKLRAYGTLIIDEAHERSLNIDFLLGYLKRLLPKRPDLKLIITSATLDPERIAAHFGQAPIYEVPGRSYPVEVRYRSVQGEAEAQPDRDLNQAIIDAVDELAAEGEGDVLVFLPGEREIREAAEALRKHHPRHTEILPLYARLSSAEQQRIFTRHVGRRVVLATNVAETALTVPGIRYVIDSGLARLARYAWRSRLQRLSLEPISQASAQQRAGRCGRLGPGICIRLYAEEDFDLRPMHTDPEILRSNLTSVVLQMAHLDLGDPQQFPFIDAPDPRLIRDAFKLLETLRAVDAQHRITRHGRRLARLPLDPSLAAMLLAADEQQALAEVSRIVALLAIQDPRERPAEKRQAADEAHAQWRVPGSDFLSYLSLWEAWQEQSRHLSQRKLRDWCKSHYLSFLRMRDWQDLLGQLRRYHGELGLKENTQPAEPAAIHKALLTGLINQVGVKTEKGDYLGARNRRFAIHPGSGLFKSNPAWLMAAEIAETTRVYARECAAIRPEWIESVAPHLLKHHYFEPHFQPRRGTVGGFDRITLHGLVVHPKKRINFATVDPQESRRVFIREGLVAGRLRSDSKALKHNQALIESIADLEAKGRRRDLLVDEQVLYDFYDARLPDSIVDAAHFEAWRKRIERDQPQFLILQRDALLQTEAPVDSQRDFPDVLEIAGLRLPLSYRFEPGHNADGVTLQIPLAALNGLPDDVGDWLVPGLLEEKLTALIKSLPKAIRKQFVPAPEFAKAALGRLGKPEGALLPALSQVLDAITGTAVAADQWRPEQLEPHLRMRFEVLSHEGKPLASGRDLAALKAQLSGQAQASFAEQRPSNWERDEISEWDFGTLKPWVDFDRHGATLRAYPALVDKQSSVSLVLADSPEKAQQLHRGGLRRLFMLGAREPVKYLSRQLPNIQQLCLRYAPIDRCEVLKEEIIFRAVEQVFMVQPWPVDADSFHARLDAGRGELVAVTGEVCALLDRVFEAYTQLRAQLKGSLPLSLIEAAADVQDQLAHLLYPGFLLQTPAHWLQQYPRYLQAMSRRLEKAEAAPDRDRRLRVELLPLWEDCKHRLAAYKDDVLDEQDAQQAALIAYRWRLEELRVSVFAQELGTQEKVSLKRLEADRQALSQAAK